In the Carboxydothermus hydrogenoformans Z-2901 genome, one interval contains:
- a CDS encoding bifunctional 3-deoxy-7-phosphoheptulonate synthase/chorismate mutase — translation MEYGVLPKLKEDWWQELTSQKRFMIFAGPCAVESREQLEKTAQVLKKYGINGLRGGAYKPRTRPESFQGLGEEGLKILAEIKQKYGLIVVTEVLDEESLEKALPVADILQVGSRNMQNFSLLKKLGRVNKPVLLKRGLAATIEEWLGAMAYIEEGGNHRIILCERGIRTFEKMTRNTLDISAVPLLKRLCPYPVVVDPSHAAGRVDLIPALAKAAVAAGADGLLIEVHPEPQKALSDGQQSLDLPSFIKLLEELNPWLLAAGKTF, via the coding sequence TTGGAATATGGGGTTTTACCAAAACTTAAAGAGGACTGGTGGCAAGAGTTAACCAGCCAGAAAAGGTTTATGATTTTTGCCGGGCCGTGTGCCGTAGAAAGTCGGGAACAACTGGAGAAAACGGCTCAGGTCCTAAAAAAATACGGTATTAACGGTCTACGGGGTGGTGCTTACAAACCCCGAACCCGGCCTGAAAGCTTTCAGGGCCTTGGAGAGGAAGGTTTAAAAATATTGGCGGAAATTAAGCAAAAGTATGGCTTAATAGTTGTAACGGAAGTTTTGGATGAAGAGTCTCTGGAAAAGGCTTTACCAGTGGCGGATATCCTTCAGGTGGGCAGCCGCAACATGCAAAACTTTTCCCTTTTAAAGAAACTTGGCAGGGTCAATAAACCGGTTTTGTTAAAACGCGGACTTGCCGCTACCATTGAAGAATGGTTAGGGGCAATGGCTTATATCGAAGAAGGGGGTAACCACCGGATAATTTTATGTGAACGGGGGATAAGAACCTTTGAAAAAATGACTCGTAATACCCTTGACATCAGTGCGGTACCTCTTTTAAAAAGGCTCTGCCCTTACCCGGTTGTAGTTGATCCAAGCCATGCGGCGGGGCGGGTTGATTTAATTCCCGCTTTGGCCAAAGCGGCGGTTGCCGCCGGTGCCGATGGATTGTTAATCGAAGTTCACCCCGAGCCTCAAAAAGCTTTAAGTGATGGCCAACAGTCCCTGGACCTTCCTTCATTTATTAAACTTTTGGAAGAGTTAAACCCCTGGCTTTTGGCAGCAGGCAAGACTTTTTAA
- a CDS encoding prephenate dehydratase domain-containing protein has translation MRTGYLGPPGTFSEKALKLLKNKVTQKVWYSSFKDIARALIDGEIEGALFPLENSLSGKVLEVDAILKTLKEKLILIEEVFLPITPGLFSYSAQSLEEINVVLSRPELWQQCREYFKGRDHLRFIPALSSSQAAEKAKKIKGAAFIADLDYRNEAKVLELFLNGNRPSVTRFGLFKIL, from the coding sequence ATGCGCACCGGTTATTTAGGGCCTCCAGGGACTTTTTCAGAAAAAGCTTTAAAACTTTTAAAAAATAAAGTTACCCAGAAAGTTTGGTATTCATCGTTTAAAGATATTGCTCGGGCATTAATAGATGGTGAGATAGAAGGGGCATTGTTTCCTTTAGAAAATAGCCTTTCCGGGAAAGTTTTGGAAGTAGATGCTATACTCAAAACCTTAAAAGAAAAGCTTATCCTGATAGAGGAAGTATTTTTACCCATTACCCCCGGGCTTTTTTCCTATTCGGCCCAATCGTTAGAGGAAATTAACGTAGTATTGTCAAGGCCGGAACTCTGGCAGCAGTGCCGGGAATATTTTAAAGGCAGGGACCATTTAAGGTTTATCCCGGCTTTAAGCAGCAGCCAGGCAGCAGAGAAAGCAAAAAAAATTAAGGGGGCTGCCTTTATTGCTGACCTGGATTACCGGAACGAGGCAAAAGTTTTGGAGCTTTTTCTAAACGGTAACCGCCCATCCGTTACCCGCTTTGGTTTATTTAAAATATTGTAA
- a CDS encoding DUF1540 domain-containing protein, translating to MTEVACQVEECRFWSNNVCTAKSIEVRSSGTRKVSTSDDTACETFMSKQ from the coding sequence ATGACGGAAGTTGCCTGCCAGGTGGAAGAATGCCGTTTTTGGAGTAATAATGTTTGCACCGCTAAGTCCATTGAGGTTCGTTCTTCCGGAACCCGCAAAGTCAGCACCAGCGATGATACCGCCTGCGAAACCTTTATGAGCAAACAGTAA
- a CDS encoding response regulator has product MKVLIVDDSFTVRQYFKEIFQGFSWEVEEAVNGLEALEKVLNGEFDLMTVDVNMPKMDGYTFVYKVREMGVSLPVILISTESKEHDKLKGLQAGATLYLVKPVLPEQIISYAMLLTGS; this is encoded by the coding sequence ATGAAAGTTTTAATCGTTGATGATTCCTTTACTGTTCGACAGTATTTTAAGGAAATTTTTCAAGGATTTAGTTGGGAAGTAGAAGAAGCGGTAAACGGTTTAGAGGCTCTGGAAAAAGTTTTAAATGGAGAATTTGATTTAATGACCGTTGATGTCAATATGCCTAAAATGGATGGTTATACTTTTGTCTATAAAGTCCGGGAAATGGGAGTTTCGTTGCCGGTAATTTTAATTTCCACCGAATCAAAAGAGCATGATAAATTGAAGGGCTTACAAGCGGGGGCTACCTTGTATTTGGTAAAACCGGTTTTACCCGAACAAATAATAAGCTATGCTATGTTATTAACGGGGAGTTGA
- a CDS encoding helix-turn-helix domain-containing protein, producing MDLKNRDNAIEEKMGSATHWYLNNRSPYLKEWEIAADGFTAKGAPFSFDLGFKDKCDEVGVPWEAFIDQLKAGKSDTEIAEELGITEKLAANLRYQFEKYGITGVTGQD from the coding sequence ATGGATTTAAAAAACCGCGACAATGCCATTGAAGAAAAAATGGGCAGTGCCACCCACTGGTATTTAAATAACCGCTCACCCTATCTAAAAGAATGGGAAATTGCTGCCGATGGCTTTACCGCCAAAGGGGCTCCCTTTAGTTTTGACCTTGGCTTTAAAGATAAGTGTGATGAAGTGGGAGTACCCTGGGAAGCTTTTATCGACCAATTAAAAGCCGGTAAAAGTGATACGGAAATCGCCGAGGAACTTGGCATCACCGAAAAGCTCGCCGCAAATCTTCGCTACCAGTTTGAAAAATACGGTATCACCGGCGTTACTGGTCAGGATTAA
- a CDS encoding chemotaxis protein CheA: MSDLRETFVFEAQELLEQLEPLILDLEINSSEETINALFRIAHTLKGSAGIAGINSVKEFTHYLETVLEALRSHEIEISSDVVDLLLEAFDHLGELITALTLGEERPYNKDIAEKLAGLITATNESTLPAQETNSLATVPLLNKSHLLKLTASDCAKLLKAKAKKQNLYQISLDFSPNFFYFGHRLEYVLEDLKALGNLVGKYYFWREVPNWTDFSPENLYLNFELYLATKKSPKDIEDVFLFIASEENSVRIAEITATDLEEFIKGEVDSQGLRKNYEKLTLVLQEIAEYNDREQIKEALNRLLALFKDSAFSDNPWLAGGLVALIETIAELVESDWEKAQSIKQQVLEIAFSILNEVTEQNYVETNLLTVLTDFYEFIGGDEGETEIEVDEKIQQKAEKVEISLSYVEELLKQLLEGLRQVKGEIKEPVYQAAAKAINNVEKYLGIDQTEWEGSLTFEQLTARLQFLLELISVPQEEEKPAIEESKETKEKVAQDTKELEQENLAKAKRKSQALKISQELADKLLALAGELIIAKNSLPYLVKKLEMLGQMEVARELKDKALYIDRLARDFQDSLMELRLLPVENIFKRFPRFVRDTAKQLNKQVNLVLKGEETKLEKDILEELYEPLLHLVRNSLDHGLEEIEERITGGKPATGLLELAAYSQGNKVIIEVKDDGRGINREKVLKKARENGLITAEEASRLRPEQVYELIFKPGFSTKDEVTDISGRGVGMDVVKQKVNALGGQVEVFSEEGKGTTIRLILPISMATTEVLKFTVGGKLFGIPLYTVRETVNVPVKEIKSFKQKPVVVIRNNVIPLVNLAKTLGLKEKEQEEVKIIILHYGFALIVDDLQGKEEVIIKPLTGELSHLSLYEGASILGDGSILLILAPTGLMGGEM, from the coding sequence TTGAGTGACTTAAGGGAAACCTTTGTTTTTGAGGCCCAGGAACTTTTGGAGCAGTTAGAACCTTTAATTTTAGACTTAGAAATTAACAGCAGCGAAGAAACCATTAATGCTCTTTTTCGTATAGCTCATACTTTAAAGGGTTCAGCGGGGATAGCCGGTATAAATTCGGTTAAAGAGTTTACTCATTATCTTGAAACCGTCTTAGAAGCCCTAAGAAGCCATGAGATAGAGATTTCCAGTGATGTGGTAGACCTTTTGCTTGAAGCCTTTGATCATTTAGGGGAATTGATTACAGCTTTAACTCTTGGCGAAGAGCGTCCTTATAATAAGGACATAGCAGAAAAATTAGCCGGGTTAATAACTGCAACTAATGAATCAACTTTACCAGCCCAGGAAACAAACAGCTTGGCAACTGTACCTTTACTTAACAAAAGCCATCTTTTAAAATTAACGGCTTCAGACTGTGCTAAACTTTTAAAGGCAAAGGCTAAAAAGCAAAACTTGTATCAAATTTCACTTGACTTTTCGCCTAATTTCTTTTACTTTGGGCACCGGTTAGAGTATGTGCTTGAAGACTTAAAGGCCTTAGGCAATTTAGTGGGTAAATATTATTTTTGGCGGGAAGTACCCAACTGGACTGATTTTTCTCCGGAAAATCTGTATTTAAACTTTGAGCTGTATCTGGCCACGAAAAAAAGCCCTAAAGATATTGAAGATGTTTTTCTTTTCATTGCCTCCGAGGAAAATAGTGTAAGAATTGCAGAAATTACTGCTACTGATTTAGAAGAGTTTATTAAAGGAGAAGTAGATAGCCAAGGTTTAAGAAAAAATTATGAGAAGTTAACTTTAGTTTTACAGGAAATAGCGGAGTATAATGACCGCGAACAAATAAAAGAAGCTTTGAACCGGCTTTTAGCCCTATTTAAGGATAGTGCTTTTTCCGACAATCCCTGGCTTGCCGGGGGATTAGTGGCTCTTATTGAAACAATTGCTGAACTCGTAGAGAGCGACTGGGAAAAAGCGCAGTCTATAAAGCAGCAGGTTTTAGAAATAGCTTTTAGTATCCTAAACGAAGTAACGGAGCAAAACTATGTGGAAACCAATCTCTTAACTGTCCTTACCGATTTTTATGAGTTTATTGGCGGTGATGAAGGCGAAACGGAGATAGAAGTAGATGAGAAAATTCAGCAAAAAGCTGAAAAAGTAGAGATATCCTTATCTTATGTAGAGGAACTTTTAAAACAGCTTTTAGAAGGCCTGCGGCAGGTTAAAGGTGAAATAAAAGAGCCAGTTTACCAGGCTGCTGCCAAGGCTATTAACAATGTGGAAAAATATTTAGGAATTGACCAGACTGAATGGGAAGGGAGTTTAACTTTTGAACAGTTAACTGCTCGGTTGCAATTCCTTCTTGAATTAATTTCAGTGCCTCAAGAGGAAGAAAAACCAGCAATTGAAGAAAGCAAAGAAACCAAAGAAAAAGTTGCCCAAGATACTAAGGAGTTAGAGCAGGAAAACTTAGCAAAAGCCAAGAGAAAAAGCCAAGCATTGAAAATATCCCAGGAACTTGCCGATAAACTTCTGGCTTTAGCCGGTGAGTTGATTATTGCCAAAAATAGTTTGCCGTACCTGGTAAAAAAATTGGAAATGCTTGGGCAAATGGAAGTTGCCCGGGAATTAAAGGATAAAGCTCTTTATATTGACCGTTTGGCCCGGGATTTTCAGGATAGTTTAATGGAACTGCGCCTCTTACCGGTGGAAAATATCTTTAAGCGCTTTCCACGGTTTGTGCGGGATACCGCAAAACAGCTAAATAAACAGGTAAACTTAGTTTTAAAAGGGGAAGAAACAAAGTTAGAAAAGGATATCTTAGAAGAACTCTATGAACCGTTACTTCATTTGGTGCGAAATAGCCTGGACCACGGTCTGGAGGAAATTGAAGAGCGGATTACGGGAGGAAAGCCTGCCACTGGATTATTGGAACTTGCGGCTTACAGCCAGGGTAATAAGGTGATAATCGAGGTTAAAGATGATGGTAGGGGAATTAATCGGGAAAAAGTTTTGAAGAAAGCAAGAGAAAATGGCTTAATTACTGCCGAGGAAGCTTCAAGGTTAAGACCCGAGCAGGTATATGAGTTAATTTTTAAGCCAGGATTTAGCACCAAAGATGAAGTAACCGACATTTCGGGACGCGGGGTAGGCATGGATGTGGTGAAGCAAAAAGTTAATGCCCTTGGCGGTCAAGTGGAAGTATTTTCCGAGGAAGGTAAGGGAACAACCATACGCTTAATTTTGCCAATTTCCATGGCAACAACGGAAGTATTAAAGTTTACTGTAGGTGGTAAGCTATTTGGTATTCCGCTTTATACCGTTCGGGAAACGGTAAATGTGCCGGTTAAGGAGATTAAATCTTTTAAGCAAAAACCGGTAGTGGTTATAAGAAACAATGTTATTCCTTTAGTTAATTTAGCAAAGACCCTGGGCTTAAAAGAAAAGGAGCAAGAAGAAGTTAAGATTATCATTTTACATTATGGATTTGCCTTAATTGTGGACGATTTACAAGGGAAAGAAGAAGTAATAATTAAGCCTTTAACGGGGGAATTAAGTCACCTTTCGCTGTATGAAGGAGCATCAATTTTAGGGGATGGGAGCATTCTGTTAATCCTTGCCCCGACCGGCCTTATGGGTGGTGAAATGTAG
- a CDS encoding glycosyltransferase family 4 protein — protein MKVAVFSDSYHPYVSGVVRSIDLFQEELSQRGVEFIFFIPAYGNFKKEKGFYRFFSVPAPTNKEFHLALPFSFKVSKTLREEKVDLIHVHSPFLLGRLGQKTGRKLNIPVVFTYHTLYEEYVHYFPFARKTARAVTSWYTLQFANKCSAVICPTETIRDYLCQKGLKTRSAVIPTGIDLEPFSKADSSWLKTTLSLKGKKVCLFVGRVAPEKNVDFLLESFRIVASTLNDVVLVIVGGGPELPHYQKKAEELGLGNSVKFIGPVPPEKVPLFYAGADLFLFPSVTETQGLVFAEAKAAGLPAVGVRAFGSKSMVFDGVDGFLTGPNPREYAEKVILLLRDEALRKLFSQNARKNAQNFSKEYTARLMYDLYQSLIVNPDQ, from the coding sequence TTGAAAGTAGCCGTCTTTTCCGATAGTTACCATCCTTATGTAAGCGGTGTGGTCCGGTCCATTGATTTATTTCAGGAAGAACTTTCTCAACGCGGAGTAGAATTTATTTTTTTCATCCCCGCTTACGGCAATTTCAAAAAAGAAAAGGGCTTTTACCGTTTTTTCTCTGTACCGGCGCCAACCAATAAAGAGTTTCATTTGGCCCTTCCCTTTTCGTTTAAGGTTTCGAAAACTTTGAGGGAGGAAAAAGTTGATTTAATCCATGTGCATAGTCCTTTTCTTCTGGGGCGTTTGGGCCAAAAGACCGGGCGAAAATTAAATATCCCGGTGGTTTTTACCTACCATACGTTATACGAAGAATATGTCCACTACTTTCCCTTCGCCCGGAAAACCGCCAGAGCAGTTACTTCCTGGTACACTTTGCAGTTTGCCAATAAATGCAGTGCGGTAATCTGTCCCACCGAAACCATTCGGGACTATCTTTGCCAGAAAGGCTTAAAGACCCGGAGTGCGGTAATTCCCACCGGGATTGATTTGGAACCGTTCAGCAAAGCTGACAGTTCCTGGTTAAAAACAACCCTGAGTTTAAAGGGGAAAAAAGTGTGCTTATTTGTGGGAAGGGTGGCACCGGAAAAAAACGTTGATTTTCTCCTGGAAAGTTTTCGGATTGTGGCTTCTACGCTAAATGATGTGGTTTTAGTGATAGTTGGCGGGGGGCCGGAATTACCCCATTACCAAAAAAAAGCCGAGGAACTCGGCCTGGGCAATTCCGTTAAATTCATCGGTCCGGTACCTCCGGAAAAGGTACCCCTTTTTTACGCCGGAGCCGACCTTTTTCTTTTTCCTTCGGTTACCGAAACCCAGGGACTGGTTTTTGCTGAGGCCAAAGCTGCCGGGCTTCCGGCTGTGGGGGTAAGGGCTTTTGGTTCCAAATCAATGGTATTTGATGGAGTAGACGGCTTTCTTACCGGTCCAAATCCCCGGGAATATGCTGAAAAAGTCATCCTTTTACTCCGGGATGAAGCTTTACGAAAGCTATTTTCCCAAAACGCTCGTAAAAACGCCCAAAATTTTAGCAAAGAATACACCGCCCGGTTAATGTACGATTTATACCAGAGCCTTATAGTTAATCCTGACCAGTAA
- a CDS encoding 2-phosphosulfolactate phosphatase, which produces MKIDVLFYPEKLKNAEDKAVVVLDVLRATTTIATALAAGAEKIYPVSSIKEAFLLKKKISGALLGGERGGIKVPGFDLGNSPLEYQGLKGKTIILSSTNGTKTLKKAVSARTLIAGSIVNAKAVADYLLKLNLDVVLMPSGTDSQFSLEDFAGAGYIISLLAEQKKIELSDQAYVSFELARSNPPEEILTRSFHGQRLINLGFARDVEYCAKLNLLDVVPEGHLQEGRLVIESSRLFR; this is translated from the coding sequence ATGAAGATTGATGTCTTATTTTATCCCGAAAAGCTTAAAAATGCCGAAGATAAAGCCGTGGTGGTCCTGGATGTGCTAAGAGCTACCACCACTATTGCCACCGCCCTGGCAGCCGGTGCCGAAAAAATTTATCCCGTTTCCTCGATTAAGGAAGCATTCTTACTTAAAAAGAAAATTTCCGGAGCGCTCCTTGGAGGAGAGCGGGGCGGAATTAAGGTTCCCGGTTTTGACCTTGGCAATTCCCCTTTGGAATACCAAGGATTAAAAGGAAAAACCATAATCTTATCTTCAACTAACGGTACCAAAACCCTTAAAAAAGCCGTATCCGCCCGAACCCTTATTGCCGGAAGTATCGTTAATGCTAAAGCGGTTGCCGATTATCTTTTAAAACTTAATCTTGATGTGGTCTTAATGCCCTCCGGCACCGACAGTCAATTTTCTCTGGAAGATTTTGCTGGAGCCGGTTATATCATATCACTTTTAGCGGAGCAAAAAAAGATTGAACTTTCCGATCAGGCTTACGTTAGCTTTGAGCTTGCCCGCAGTAACCCGCCGGAGGAAATTTTAACCCGTTCCTTTCACGGCCAAAGGCTCATTAACCTCGGTTTTGCCCGGGATGTGGAGTACTGTGCCAAACTAAATCTTTTAGATGTGGTGCCAGAAGGCCATCTCCAGGAGGGGAGGCTTGTTATTGAAAGTAGCCGTCTTTTCCGATAG
- a CDS encoding MGDG synthase family glycosyltransferase, with the protein MKILLLAERFGHGHLKAAYNLQKAFGEVAPNVEVKVLTMLNLIGPKIEKIASDLYLKILTHTPEIWGYVYEQGHDKEKDRLRLVVAFLYKKKLKEVIRKFKPAGIIVTHAFPAVALDYLGYRNYATVITDYDYHAFWLTQNSRFYYVAAEEIKEKLVGKGYSRDKIYAFGPPIDPVFAGEIDANAVRERYQIREGTKIILMMGGGLGLGPLAEAAKTLTDINKEWVVIVLCGHNQKLYRDLKVLGRRNLIPVPFTAEVPEYLAAADIVITKPGGLSTAEALALGKPLIIINPLPGQEQRNAEFLQKKGAALYLSDVLELNKVLPELFFSQNLLSLRQKAAKLGRRDASINISKHFFQNIGDNISGGD; encoded by the coding sequence ATGAAAATTTTGCTTTTGGCCGAGCGTTTTGGCCATGGCCACTTAAAAGCTGCCTACAATTTACAAAAAGCTTTTGGGGAAGTAGCCCCAAATGTTGAAGTTAAGGTACTAACGATGTTAAATTTAATTGGCCCAAAAATTGAAAAGATAGCTTCGGATCTTTACTTAAAAATTTTAACCCATACCCCGGAAATCTGGGGCTATGTTTATGAGCAGGGACACGATAAAGAAAAGGACCGGCTAAGGTTGGTGGTAGCTTTTTTATACAAAAAGAAACTTAAGGAAGTAATCCGAAAGTTTAAACCCGCGGGGATAATCGTCACCCATGCTTTCCCGGCGGTGGCTTTGGATTACCTGGGTTACCGGAATTATGCTACGGTTATTACCGATTATGATTACCATGCCTTCTGGTTAACGCAAAATTCCCGTTTTTACTATGTGGCGGCGGAGGAGATTAAAGAAAAGTTAGTGGGAAAAGGGTATTCCCGGGATAAAATATACGCCTTTGGACCACCGATTGATCCAGTCTTTGCCGGGGAAATCGATGCTAACGCGGTCAGGGAAAGATATCAAATCCGGGAAGGGACTAAGATTATTTTAATGATGGGGGGAGGTCTGGGGCTTGGACCCCTGGCGGAGGCGGCAAAGACCCTTACGGATATTAATAAAGAATGGGTGGTTATCGTATTATGCGGGCACAATCAAAAACTGTACCGGGATTTAAAGGTTTTGGGAAGGCGAAATTTAATTCCGGTACCTTTTACGGCAGAAGTGCCGGAATATCTGGCTGCAGCGGACATAGTCATCACCAAACCGGGTGGGCTTTCCACCGCTGAGGCTTTAGCTTTAGGAAAACCGCTTATTATCATTAATCCCTTACCGGGGCAGGAACAGCGAAATGCCGAGTTTTTACAAAAAAAAGGTGCTGCCCTGTACCTATCTGATGTTTTGGAACTAAACAAGGTTTTGCCAGAGTTATTTTTCAGCCAAAACCTCTTATCCCTGAGGCAAAAGGCGGCAAAGCTCGGAAGAAGGGATGCTTCCATAAATATTTCCAAGCATTTTTTCCAAAATATCGGGGATAATATATCCGGAGGTGATTAA
- a CDS encoding protein-glutamate methylesterase/protein-glutamine glutaminase, translated as MSKIRVLIVDDSALMRKYLREILEQDPEIEVIAVARNGREAVEKALELSPDVITMDINMPEMDGLTAIQYIMLHRPTPIIVISSLTQKGALTTFEALELGAVDYVAKPDGTVSLKIKEVAEEILQKVKAVAKSRGVVRLKARKERPFVQEVPKTRPVSPDTSFKKLILIGVSTGGPKALMEIIPRLPGNLDASVVIIQHMPEKFTASFAARLNNYSELYVKEAEDGESLERGKVLVARGGINLKLERKLGINVVRVRYTPLPRETIYWPSVDVAFRSALTVIEPHRIIAVLLTGMGDDGAQAMVEIKQKGGYTIAESEETAVVWGMPREAIERGGASEILPVYQIADRIVELVR; from the coding sequence TTGTCCAAAATTAGAGTTTTGATAGTCGACGATTCAGCGTTAATGCGCAAATATTTGCGGGAAATCCTGGAACAGGACCCGGAAATAGAGGTAATAGCTGTTGCACGGAACGGACGGGAAGCAGTGGAGAAAGCTTTAGAATTGTCTCCGGATGTCATTACTATGGATATCAACATGCCGGAGATGGATGGTTTAACGGCTATCCAATATATTATGCTTCACCGTCCTACTCCGATTATTGTTATTTCCTCATTAACGCAAAAGGGAGCATTAACAACCTTTGAAGCTTTGGAACTGGGTGCCGTCGATTACGTGGCCAAGCCCGACGGCACCGTTTCCTTAAAAATTAAGGAAGTTGCCGAAGAAATATTACAAAAAGTAAAGGCAGTAGCAAAATCTCGCGGCGTTGTTCGCTTAAAAGCGCGCAAAGAGCGGCCTTTTGTTCAAGAGGTTCCAAAAACTAGGCCGGTTAGCCCCGATACTAGTTTTAAAAAATTAATCTTGATTGGGGTATCTACCGGTGGGCCTAAAGCTTTAATGGAAATAATTCCAAGACTTCCGGGGAATTTAGATGCGTCTGTAGTTATTATTCAGCACATGCCGGAGAAATTTACCGCGTCCTTTGCTGCACGCTTAAATAATTATTCGGAACTTTACGTGAAAGAAGCAGAAGACGGAGAAAGCCTAGAGCGGGGTAAGGTTTTGGTAGCTCGCGGAGGAATTAATCTCAAGTTAGAACGTAAACTTGGCATCAATGTTGTACGGGTGCGCTATACCCCTCTTCCCCGGGAAACAATTTACTGGCCGTCGGTGGATGTTGCCTTTCGTTCTGCTTTAACCGTAATTGAACCGCACAGAATAATTGCAGTTTTACTTACCGGTATGGGGGATGATGGAGCTCAAGCTATGGTAGAAATTAAACAAAAAGGCGGTTATACCATAGCTGAAAGTGAAGAGACAGCAGTAGTTTGGGGAATGCCCCGGGAAGCTATTGAACGGGGTGGAGCTTCAGAAATCTTGCCGGTGTATCAAATTGCTGACCGTATAGTAGAGTTGGTTCGGTAA
- the fbp gene encoding fructose-1,6-bisphosphate aldolase/phosphatase, which yields MGKITVTVIKADVGGFVGHSSVHEELLATAREQLAKSPLLVDFHVTHVGDDINLIMTHRQGVDSEEIHKLAWDTFVACTEVAKKLKLYGAGQDLLADAFSGNVKGLGPGIAEMEFFERTSEPIIVFAADKTEPGAWNLPLYKMFADPFNTIGLVIDPKMHEGFKFEVLDLLENKKIIFNTPEDLYDLLVFIGAPGRYCVKSVYTKAGEIAATSSTQRLNLMAGRYIGKDDPVLIVRCQSGLPAVGEALEPFARPHLVSGWMRGSHSGPLMPVSVADATPSRFDGPPRVIALGFQLADGKLIGPQDFFADKAYDRAREMALMIADYMRSLGPFEPHRLHLEEMEYTTLPLVLEKLKDRFVKA from the coding sequence ATGGGTAAGATAACGGTTACCGTCATTAAAGCGGATGTAGGAGGGTTCGTTGGGCACTCCAGTGTGCATGAAGAGCTTCTGGCCACTGCCCGGGAACAGCTGGCGAAAAGCCCTCTTCTGGTGGATTTTCATGTAACCCACGTTGGTGACGACATCAATTTAATCATGACCCACCGTCAGGGGGTGGATTCGGAGGAAATCCACAAGTTAGCCTGGGATACTTTTGTAGCCTGCACGGAAGTGGCCAAAAAGTTAAAACTTTACGGAGCAGGACAGGATCTACTGGCGGATGCTTTTTCCGGTAACGTCAAAGGTCTGGGTCCGGGAATTGCGGAAATGGAGTTTTTTGAGCGAACCAGCGAACCGATTATCGTTTTTGCCGCAGACAAAACGGAACCCGGAGCCTGGAACTTGCCGCTGTATAAAATGTTTGCCGACCCGTTTAACACCATTGGGCTTGTCATTGATCCCAAAATGCACGAAGGCTTTAAATTTGAAGTTTTAGACCTCCTGGAAAATAAAAAGATTATCTTCAATACTCCAGAAGATTTATATGACCTTCTCGTATTTATCGGTGCTCCCGGCCGCTATTGTGTCAAGAGTGTTTATACCAAAGCCGGGGAAATTGCCGCTACCTCCAGTACCCAGCGCTTAAACCTCATGGCCGGCCGGTACATCGGTAAGGACGACCCGGTGTTAATCGTCCGCTGCCAAAGCGGTTTACCGGCGGTGGGCGAAGCTTTAGAGCCCTTTGCCCGGCCGCACCTGGTTTCCGGCTGGATGCGCGGTTCCCATTCCGGACCGTTAATGCCGGTGTCGGTGGCCGATGCTACTCCGTCCCGCTTTGACGGGCCGCCCCGGGTAATTGCCCTTGGCTTCCAGCTGGCCGATGGAAAACTCATTGGTCCTCAGGATTTCTTTGCCGATAAAGCTTATGACCGGGCGCGGGAGATGGCCTTAATGATTGCCGATTACATGCGAAGCCTCGGCCCCTTTGAACCCCACCGGCTCCATTTAGAGGAAATGGAGTATACCACGTTGCCGCTGGTCTTGGAAAAGCTAAAAGATCGCTTTGTAAAAGCATAA